Sequence from the Microbacterium faecale genome:
AGGTGGAATCGCACTTCCAGCCGCGGCCGAAGCGCTTCTGGGATCCGATTCCCGCCGTCGTCGCGCACGACGCGCAGATGGCCGCGTCCGGCGTCACGACGGTCTTCGACGCACTGCGCATCGGATCCGGACCGGGGGAGAACCGACTCGCCGGGCGCGCGTCAACGCTCGTCGGGGCGCTCGTGCAGGCCGCGGACAGCGGCATTCTTCGATCCGACCACTACGTGCACCTGCGGTGCGAGGTCGCCACCCCCGACGTCGTGGACGTGTTCGACGACCTCGGCGTGAGCGACCGCGTGCGCATGGTCTCGCTCATGGACCACACGCCCGGTCAGCGTCAGTACGCCGACATCGAGGCCTTCCGCACGTACATGGTGGGCAAGCACAACATGTCGGAGGGCGAGTTCGCGAGTCACGTCGCCGAGCTGCACGAGCTGTCGGCCGCCTACGCGGACACCCACCGGGGTGCGATGGCCGAGCGGGCCCGCGCCCGCGGCCTGCGGATGGCCGCGCACGACGACGCGACCCTCGCGCACGTGGCTGAGTCGTCGCAGCTCGGCGTGCACATCTCCGAGTTCCCCACGACGATCGAAGCGGCGCGCGCGGCGCGTGAGGCGGGGCAGGCCGTCGTGATGGGCGCGCCGAA
This genomic interval carries:
- a CDS encoding alpha-D-ribose 1-methylphosphonate 5-triphosphate diphosphatase, which gives rise to MSHETILTNARIVLPDGVLHGSVRVRDGRIDAIDAGASDVGEDLGGDYLLPGLVELHTDQVESHFQPRPKRFWDPIPAVVAHDAQMAASGVTTVFDALRIGSGPGENRLAGRASTLVGALVQAADSGILRSDHYVHLRCEVATPDVVDVFDDLGVSDRVRMVSLMDHTPGQRQYADIEAFRTYMVGKHNMSEGEFASHVAELHELSAAYADTHRGAMAERARARGLRMAAHDDATLAHVAESSQLGVHISEFPTTIEAARAAREAGQAVVMGAPNIVRGGSHSGNVAAAELLAAGLLDILSSDYVPASLLQAVFRIVADDAASLPEAVSLVSANPATAAGLLDRGSVSTGLRGDLVRVAPYEGASGAPVPIVRGVWREGMRVA